TGCTGCTGCCGCGCACGGCCCGGTCCTGCGGCTGTGAGGCCCGCGCCCGGGACGATGCCAGCCCCCTGGCCGCCCCCTACACCCCGGAACCGGTGCCCTGCCGCTTCGACGTCCCGCTGATCTGGCGCATCCTGCGCATCGGCCTGCCCGGCGCGCTGGCCGTGTTCTTCGAGGTCTCGCTGTTCGCGGTCACGGCCCTGCTGCTGGCGCCGCTGGGCAAGGTGGTGGTGGCCGGGCACCAGATCGCCATGAACTTTGCCGGGCTGGTCTTCATGCTGCCCCTGTCGCTGAACATCACGGCGGCCATCCGGGTGGGGCAGAGCGTGGGGGCCGGGCGGCTGGGGCGGGCGCGCCTTTCGGCCCGCACGGCCCTGTGCATGGGGGCCGCCTCGTCGCTGGTCATCGCCGCCTGCACGGCCCTGTTCCGCGAGCAGATCGTGCACATCTACAACGATGACCCCGCCGTGACCGCCCTGGCCACGGGCCTGCTGCTGCTCGGCTCCTGCTATCAGCTGGTGGACGCCCTGCAGACCATCAGCATCGGCATCCTGCGTGCCTACAATGATACAAGGACCATCTCCCTGGTCTGCTTCGCCTCTTACTGGGTCATCGGCCTGCCCCTGGGCTTCACGCTGGCCCGCACGGATCTGGTGGTCCCGGCCCTGGGTGCCGCGGGCTTCTGGATAGCCTATATCGCGGCCCTGGGCTTCGGCGCCCTGTGTTATCTGGCACGCGTGCATCATCTGCACGGTCTGGATGCCGGAGCGGTACGGCGGCGTATCCAGCGCTGATGCGGGGCAGGCGCGGACGGTGCGGATGCCCGGGGCCGCTGTTTTTGGGGGGCCGCTGCGGCCCGGGGCGTGCCGGGACGGGCACAAGAAAAATAATTGAAATTTGAATTTTAATTCGTTAATGTTTCCCGGGCATGGCAGGAAGTATTCTTGATTTTGATGGTAGAACTTCAGCACTATGAGGCGGCGATGGGCAGTCTTTCCCACGGGGGGCACGAGCGCGGCAAGCGTGGTGACGGGGATCTGACCCGGTCCCGGATACTGGAAGCGGCGGGACAGCTGGCGGCCGAGTGCGGCTATGCCAACATGACCAGCAAACAGGTCTGTGAAAGGGCGCATGTGAACATGGCGGCGGTCAACTATCATTTTGGCAGTCGTGAGGGCCTGTACGCGGCCGTGCTGGCCGAGGCCCATGACCGCCTGTTCACCCTGGAGCACCTGCGCCAGATGCTGGCGGAGGGGACGGCGCGCGAGAAACTGTCGCGCACGCTGGACGAGCTGCTGGCCCATCTGCACGGGCCGCGCAGCTGGCATGTGCGGGTGCTGGCACGGGAATTTTTTTCGCCGGCGGGCTTTCTGGATCCTTTCCTGCAGGAAAAGGTCCATCCCAAGGCGCGGCTGCTGCGCGGCCTGTTGAGCGAGATCACCGGCATCCCGCAGGAGGCGTCCCAGCTGGACTGCTGCATCGCCAGCACCATGGGGACCTGCATGATGCTCATCATGCTTGATCCGGGCTTTGCCAACAGTCTTTTCCCGAACCTGGCGGAAAGGAACGCGGCCCTTGACCAGATGATCAAGGACTTCATCTTCGCCGGGCTGGACGACGCCGCGGCCAAGTGGCGCGCCCGGCCGGCAGCAGATGCCGCCCGGGACTGAATCCGACGACATACGACATACGAGATCTATCCGGCTGAAGCGGGGGAATCAGGTAATGGAAGAAGCTTTGTATCTCGGGCTCGACGCAGGCTCCACCACGGTCAAGCTGGCTCTGGTGGATGCGCGGGGCACGCTGCTGGAAGCCCGTTATGAACGTCATGGCGCGGCGGTGCGCGCGACCTTGCGCACCCTGCTGGAAGACCTGGCCGAACGGCGGCCCGGTCTGGTGGTGCGCCCGGCCATGACGGGTTCCGCGGCCCTGCGGCTGGCGCAGGCCCTGGAGCTGCCCTTCGTGCAGGAGGTGCTGGCCACGTCGCGGGCCATCGCCGTCCTGGCACCGCAGACCGACGTGGCCGTGGAGCTGGGCGGCGAGGACGCCAAGATCCTTTATTTTTCTGACGGTTCGGACAATCTGCGCATGAACGAGGCCTGTGCCGGCGGTACCGGGGCCTTCATCGACCAGATGGCCAGTCTGCTGGATACCGATGCGGCCGGTCTCGATGCCCTGGCCGCGCGCCACACCACCATCTATCCCATCGCGTCCCGCTGCGGCGTCTTCGCCAAGACCGACGTGGTGCCCCTGCTCAACGAGGGCGCGCCCCGCGAGGATCTGGCGGCCTCCATCTTCCAAGCCGTGGTGGAACAGACCATCGGCGGCCTGGCCTGCGGCCATCCCATCCGCGGCAAGGTCGCCTTTCTGGGCGGGCCCCTGCACTTCCTGCCCCAGCTCAAGGCCCGTTTCGTGGAGACCCTGCACATGGCCCCCGAAGACGTGGTGGACGTGCCCGATGCCCAGTATGTGGTGGCGCGCGGTACGGCCCTGAGCCTGGTGGACATCCCCGGCATGGGGCGGCCCGTGGCTTCCGCGCCCGTGAGCGTGGCCGAACTGGCCGAACGGGCCCGCACCCGCACCTTCGAGGGCGAGATCAGCGCCAGCCTGCCGCCCCTGTTCGATTCCGAAGACGAATATCATGCCTTCCTCGACCGTCACCGCCGGGATGCCGCGCCGCGCGGCCGGCTGGACGAGGCCTCGGGCCCGCTCTATCTGGGCGTGGACCTGGGCTCCACCACGGTCAAGGCCGTGCTGGTGGACATCAACGGCGCGGTGCTGGACACCTGGTACCAGCGCAACCAGGGCGACCCGCTGGCCGGGCTGCTGCCCTATGCGGCCGGTCTGGTGGACCGCCTGCCCGCCGGGGCCTGGATACAGGCCAGCGCGGCCACGGGCTACGGCGCCGATTACGCCCGGGCGGCCCTGGGCTCCGTCATTTCCGAAGTGGAGACCGTGGCCCACCTCAAGGCGGCCTGCCGCCTGGTGCCGGACGCCACCTATGTCATCGACATCGGCGGCCAGGACATGAAATGCCTCAAGGTCCGGCAGGGCTGCATCGCGGGCGTGACCCTCAACGAAGCCTGTTCCGCCGGCTGCGGGGCCTTTCTGGAGACCTTTGCCCAGAGCCTGAACCTGAGCATGGAAGACTTCGTGCAGGCCGCGCTCTTTGCCCGCCATCCCGTGGATCTGGGCTCGCGCTGCACGGTGTTCATGAATTCCAAGGTCAAGCAGGCCCAGAAGGAAGGCGCCTCCATCGGCGACATCGCGGCCGGGCTCTGCTATGCCGTCATCCGCAATGCCCTGTACAAGGTGCTGCGCCTGCGCACGCCCGACGAGCTGGGCGAACGCGTGCTGGTGCAGGGCGGCTCCTTCATGAACGATGCCCTGTTGCGCGTCATGGAAAACCTGCTGCAACGCGAGGTCAGCCGCCCCGACATCGCCGGGCTCATGGGCGCGTACGGCGCGGCCCTGCTGGCCCTGCGCTGCTGCGCCGGGCAGGAGGAGCGCACGCCCCTGAGTTCCGCCGGGCTGCGCTCGCTGGAGATCACGACCAGATCCGTGCGCTGCCGTGGCTGCGGCAACCATTGCCTGCTCAAGGTGCACCGCTTCTCCAACGGGCACCGCTTCGTGTCCGGCAACCGCTGCGAACGCGGCGGCATGGGCCAGGCGCAGGACGATGTCCCGGTCATGCCCAATATCTACGCCTGGAAGGCCCGGCGCCTGTTCCGCTACCGGCCGCTGGAGCCGGAGCAGGCCCCCCGCGGCCGCATGGGCATCCCCCGTGTGCTCAACATCTATGAGCACTATCCCTTCTGGTTCACCTTTTTCACCCGGCTGGGCTACAGGGTGGAGCTTTCTCCGGCATCGGGCAAGGAACTGTACGACCTGGGCCTTTCGTCCATGCCGTCCCAGACGGTCTGCTATCCCGCCAAGCTGGCTCACGGCCATGTGACGGCCCTGCTGCGCCAGGGCGTGCGGGAGATCTTCTTCCCCTGCCTGCCGCGTGAAGGGCAGGATACCTCGGTGCGGGGCTACAACTGTCCCGTGGTCTCCGGCTATCCCGAGGTCATCCGCCTGAACACCGACGAGGTGCGGGAGCTGGGCGCCCATTTGTATACGCCCTTCGTCTCGCTGGAACATCTGGATACCTTGGTGGACCGCCTGCACGAGGTGCTGGGCCTGCCCAAGCTGGAACTGTGGGAGGCGGCCCATGCCGCCCGCGCCGAGCAGGAGGCCTACCGCGCCGAACTGCGGGCCGAGGGCGAGCGCATCCTGGCCCAGGTGGAGCGTGACAAGGGGCTGGGCATCGTGCTTTGCGGCCGTCCCTACCATGCGGACCCGGCCGTGCATCACGGCCTGCCGGACTACATCGCCTCGCTGGGCGCGGCCGTGCTCAGCGAGGACAGCGTGGCCCATCTGGGCGTGCTGCGCGATCCTTTGCGCGTGGTGGACCAGTGGAGCTACCATTCCCGCCTGTACCGGGCCGCGGCCCTGGTCTGCGACCGCCCCCTGCTGGAGCTGGTGCAGCTCACGTCCTTCGGCTGCGGCCTCGATGCCGTGACCAGCGACCAGGTGGCGGAACTGCTGACCCATCACGGCCGTCTGCATACGCTCATCAAGATAGACGAGGGCGCGTCGCTGGGGGCGGCCCGCATCCGTATCCGTTCGCTGCTGGCCGCTGTGCGGGAACGCCGCGAGAGCAGGGCGCCGGAGTTCCGCTGTTCCCCGCGCCCGGAAAGCCCGTATTTCACCGCAGCCATGCGCGAGACCCACACCATCGTGGCCCCGCAGATGGCACCGCTGCACTTCTCCATCATGGAGGCGGCGGTCAACAGCGCGGGCTACCGCCTGCAGGTGCTGCCCGTGGTCAGCCGCCGGGCCATCGAGCTGGGCCTGAACTACGTCCATAACGATGCCTGCTATCCGGCCATCGTGGTCATCGGCCAGATGCTGGACGCGCTGTTCAACGGCCGGTGCGACCCGCAGCGCACGGCCCTGATGCTGGCCCAGACCTGCGGCCCCTGCCGCGCCAGCAATTATCCGGCCCTGCTGCGCAAGGCCCTGCAGGAGGCGGGCTTCCCGCAGGTGCCCATCCTGACCCTGAGCAGCGGCTCCCTCAACAAGCAGCCGGGCTTCAGGATGTCGGGCAGCATGCTGCACCGCATGATCCTGAGCTGCCTGTACGGCGACATGCTGCAGCGCGTCTCCATGTCCTGCCGGGCCAACGAGCTGCACAAGGGCGATACCGACGCCCTGCTGGAACGCTGGACGCAGCGCGCCCGCGAGGTTGTGGGCAGGGGCGATACCCGCGCCTTCCGCAAGGACATGCGCCGCATCGTGGAGGACTTCACCAAGATCCCGCGTGACGGCGTGGTGCGGCCCAAGGTGGGCATCGTGGGCGAGATCCTGCTCAAGTACCACCCCGATGCCAACAACCATGTGGCCCGGCACATCATGGACGAAGGCGGCGAGCCCGTGCTCACCGACATCATGGACTTTTTCCTCTACTGCTTCATGGATCCCATGTACCGCTGGCAGCGGCTGGGCGGACGCATCCTGCCCGCGCTGGGCAGCTGGCTGTTCATCGTGCGGGTGGAGATGCTGCGCTCCTCCATGCGCAAGGCTCTGGAAGGCAGCATCTTCATGCCCGTGTCCCGCATCCGGCACCTGTCGCACAGCGTCAAGGGCATCATCTCGCGCGGCAACCAGGCCGGTGAGGGCTGGCTGCTGACCGCCGAGATGCTGGAGCTCATCGACAACGGCGCCACCAACGTGCTCTGCCTGCAACCCTTCGGCTGCCTGCCCAACCACATCACCGGCAAGGGCGTCATGAAGGAACTCAAGCGCCTGCGGCCCGCGGCCAACCTCATGGCCGTGGACTATGACCCCGGCAGCAGCGAGGCCAACCAGCTCAACCGCATCAAGCTCTTCATGTCCATGGCCCACGCCAAGTTGCAGCAGGCCTGATGACAGGGGGCGGAGGCATCCCCTGGACGTGTCCAAAAAAACAGCCCGAAACCGAGACGGTTTGGGCTGTTTTGCATATGTGTGCAGGATGGCGGGCTGATGCCCTCATGCACCGAGAGCTCTGATCTTTTGTAGCAGAGGCCTTTCGGACAGATGCTCGCTACATCTTGTTCCGCGATACGGGCTCCAGGGCCCGCAACAGCTCGCGCAGCCGTTCCGGCCCGGCGGCCTCGCCCAGGTCTTCGGGCACGGCGCCTTTGGCCAGCAGGGCGGCCAGGGTGTCGGCTTCCTTGCGGGCGTCGGCGCTGCGGGCCATGTCGGTGGCGGCATCGGAACCGGCCTGGTGCCGGGTGGCGGGATGGATGCTGCCGGGCTCCTGTTCGCGGGCGGCCTTTTCAAAGACGTCGGCCTTGACGCGGATGGGCACCGAGGCGCGCAGGGCCAGGGCGATGCCGTCCGAGGGGCGGCAGTCCACGCTGATGAGCCCTGCGGGGCCGCGCAGCAGGAGCACGGCGTAGTAGATGTCGTCCCTGTAATCCACGATGTCCACGCCGGTGAGCGTGCCGTTGAGGGCCCTGGCCACCATGAGCAGCAGGTCGTGGGCCAGGGGGCGGGGCAGTTCCTCGCCGTTGAGCACCAGCGAGATGGTCATGGCCTCCATGGCGCCGATCCAGAGCGGGAGCAGGCCCTTGCCGTCGTTCTGCCGCAGGATGACGATGGGTTTCCGTGTCTGCGGGTCGAGGCTCAGGCCCTCCACGTGCATCTCTACCATGGCTGTCCCGTGGCTTCGGCCACCAGGCTGTGCTTCTTGGCTTCCACGATGCGGGCGCTGACCAGGCGGCCGGTATGGTCGCCGGCGGGCAGGGGCACGTGCACCAGGGCGCCGTAAGCGTCGCGGCCTTGCCAGCTTTGCAGGCTGTCGTCAGTGGTGGCCTCGCGGCGGCTGGCGTTTTCCAGCAGCACTTCGCACTCCTGGCCCACGCGGGCGTCGAGCCAGCGCTGGGAAAGCGCCTCCTGCAGGGCCTGCAGGCGCAGCAGGCGATCCTGCTGCACGTCGGGGGCGATCTTGTCCAGAAAGCGGCTGGCCCGGGTGCCGGGGCGGTCCGAATAGCAGAAGGAGAAGCTGGACATGAAGTCGCTGGCGCGCATCAGCTCCAGCGTGGCGGCGAAATCTTCCTCGGTCTCGCCGGGGAAGCCCACGATGAGGTCCGTGGACAGGGCGATGTCCGGGCGGGCGTCACGCAGGCCGGCCACCAGATCCAGATAGCGGGCGCTGTCGTACTTGCGGCCCATGCGCTTGAGCACGGCGTCGGAACCGGCCTGGAGGGGCAGGTGCAGGCGCGGGCAGAGCTGTGGGATGTCCGCGAAGGCCGCCACGTCTTCGGGGCCCATGTCCTTGGGATGGGGCGTCACGTAGCGCAGGCGCTTCAGGCCGGGCAGGGCGGCCACCTTTTCCAGCAGGGCGGCAAAGCTGACGCCGTCGCCGTGCGCATCACGGCCGAAGGCGTTGACGTTCTGCCCCAGCAGGGTGATCTCGCGCGCGCCGCGGTCCAGCAGGTGCCGGCACTCGTCGAGGATGGCCGGGGTCAGGCGGGACTTCTGGCGGCCGCGGGTGTAGGGCACGATGCAGTAGGCGCAGAAATTGTCGCAGCCCTGCATGATGTTCACGAAGCCCACGGGCGCGGAAGGCGTATCGGCGCCGGGTTCGCGCTCCACATAATGGCTGGTGAAGTCCAGCAGGGAAAGGCGCAGGGCGGGCTCGTCCAGCAGGCGTTCGATGGCCTGGGGCGTGCCGCTGATGCCGTCGCTGCCCGCCACCAGACGCACCTGGCGGCTGAAGAGTTTCTCGCCCAGCTGCTGGGCCACGCAGCCGGTGACGGCCACCAGCACGCGCGGCGAGTTGCCGGTGACCTGCCGGATGCGGCCCAGGGTGCTCATGACTTTCTGTTCGGGCTTTTCGCGCACGGAACAGGTATTGACCACCACCACGCGGGCCTCTTCCAGAGGCGCCTCGCAAAAGCCGCGCGCCTCCAGGGCGCGGGCCAGCCACTGCGAGTCGTGCACGTTCATCTGGCAGCCGAAGGTGATGATGTGGAAGCTGTTGTCGATCATGTCTTCTACTGTTCGGGGCCGGTGATGTTGCGGGGGTAGACGGTCATGCCGCTTTCGTCCATCTCCAGGGCGGCGACGCGGTCTTCCAGCCATTCCAGCACGGCGCGGGCCGTGTTGTAGTTGAGCAGCACGCGGGTATTGATGCGGCGCACCACCTCGCGCACTTCCAGGTTCTCCTCGTCCATCATCTCGGGGCCCAGCGAGCCGTCGGGGGCCACCAGGCATTCGGACCACTGGGGCAGGGAGTCGCTTTCCTCATAGAAATTGAGTTCGATCTCTCCCTGGGGATTGATGCCGCCCCAGACGCCGTGGGCGGTGCTCATGCGCACGCTGTCGTCCATGACGTACTTGTAGCGGATCTTCTTGGGAAGCTCGGGTTGGTTGCTCATGCAGCCTCCTTGAAAAAATATGGGGGATGGTAAAGAAGACGGCCGCAATAGTAAAGCCCGGCGGTCCCGGCGCATGTGAAAGGATGCGCGGGCTTGACGGTCGCTTTTCCTTGGTTACAATAGCAGGGTAAAGAAGGGCTCATCCTGATGCCCGCAAGGAGAGACTGTGAGTGAGATTACCGTTACGGAACACGAGATCCGTCCCTATTTCGATATGGAAGGCTTCATGACCCTGAGCCAGGAATCGCGCCTGGGCGGCGCGACGCTGGAACGGCTGTGCAAGCTGTGGGAAGAGTGGATGCCGCAACTCAGGGTCTGCGAGATCAAGACAGCCAAGATCTCCTATCTGGCCGTCTGGCTGCCTGAAAGCGTGGAGCGGCAGGTGGACGCCGCCTGGGAAAAATCCCCTTCGGACGGCTGGCAGGACAACAACCTGGCCCAGTACATGTGCATGTCCGCCGTGCAGGAAGTGCTGCCCCAGGTGGAGGATGCCGGCTGTGCGCCCGCGCCGCGTCCCACCGAGGCCCTGCGTGAGGCCCTGTCCGGTCTGGGCCTGGAATATCGTGAGGATGCCCCCACCCTGAACCGCCGTTTTGCCCTGGTGACCCATTATCCCTTCAAGGGCGGCTGCGAGATCTGCCATCTGCAGTCCAACTGTCCCAAGGGACAGGGCAAGAGCGAGGCCGCCAGCGTGGTGCTGCCCGGCTATGAGCGGGGCGCCGGCGAATAGGCATGATCCGGTCGCGCCGGGGCCCCGGGGTTCCGGCGCGTCCGGCAGCGACGGCTAGCGGCCTTCCATGACGAGGGTATGGGCCTGGCCGTCGGGCGTGCGGACCACGATCTCCACGGTGCGGCTGTTGCGGGTGACGGAGACCACCAGACAGGTGGTCGTCTCGTCATTGCTGTAGTTGCGCACGTCCACGGTGTCGCCCTTGTTGGGCAGGGCATCGGGGATGATCTCCACCAGGTCGGCGGAATCCGCATCAAAGCCGTCCCAGGCCAGAGCGGGCAGCGGCAGGGCCAGAGAGGCGCACAGGGCGATGACGGCCGGCAGGCGCCGGACACGCTGATTGCGTAAGAGTGTCTTCATGGCTGCATGTGTAAAACCATTTTTGCTTCTTGGCAACAGGAGGCCCCCGGAGGGACGATGAGCATCCTTGCCCTGCATGACGACCACGGCCGCACGGTGCGTTACCTGCGCCTGTCACTGACGGACCGCTGCAACCTGCGCTGTCTGTATTGTCACAGCAATGCCCGGCACCAGTGCATCCCGCACGAGAAGGTGCTGCGCTATGAGGAGATGCTCCGTCTGGTGCGGATCGTGCGCGGCATGGGCGTGGGCAAGGTGCGCCTGACCGGCGGGGAGCCCTTTGCGCGCAAGGGCTGTGATGACTTCCTCCTGCGCTTGCGGCAGCGCTTCGACGATCTGGATATCCGCATCACCACCAACGGCACCCTGCTGGAGGAGCACATCCCCCTGCTGCAACGCATCCGCATCAGCGCCGTGAACCTGTCGCTGGACAGCTTCGACCGCGAGACCTTTGCCCGCGTGACCGGCCGCGACATGCTGCCGGACGTGCTGCGGGCCCTGGACGCCATGCTGGCCGCGGGCATCCGGGTCAAGATCAACGCCGTGGGCCTGCGCGGCATCAACGACGGCCAGATGGCCGATTTCGTCCACGCGGCCATGACCCTGCCCGTGGACGTGCGCTTCATCGAGTTCATGCCCATGGGCAGCGATACCCTGTGGAGCCCCGAGAATTTCTGGCCCGCCGGCGAAATCCGCGCCGCCGTGGAACGGCACGCCCGCCTGATGCCGTTGGGCGATGCCAACGAGGGCCAGCGCGGCCCGGCCCGCATGTTCGCCCTGGAAGGCGGCAAGGGGCGCATGGGCTTCATCACGCCCCTGACCAACCATTTCTGCCTGTCCTGCAACCGCCTGCGCCTGACCAGCGACGGGCATCTGCGCACCTGCCTGTTCGCCGACAGGGAGTATCCGTTGCGGCCCCTGCTGCGGCATCCCAGGATCACGGACGAGCATATCGCCCGGGTCATCGCCCGGGCCTGCAAGAGCAAGCCCGTGGGCGCGGATCTGCTGGCGGCCCGGCAGGGAGGCGCCGTGGCCAGCAGCAAGATGGTCTCCATCGGCGGCTAGGGCAGGGCTTGGTGGCCTGCGGGGTGAGCTGGCAGAGGCAGCAAGCAGGCCTTGCCCTGTATATTGATACAAAATGATACGGGCAGCCTCCTCTTGCGGGGCTGCCGTGTCTGGCGTCCATCCCTGGGGCAGGCGGCGCAGGCCCTGCCGGGCTGCTGCGTGACGTGAGCGCGTCCGGGCATGACATGGCCTTGCGGACGCAGGCTGACATCCTCAGGCGGGAAGAAGCGGCCTGCCCACAAGGAGAGCAGGGGCGCCGGACAGAGGGGCCACAGCATGACGGCTTTTGCGGCTGTTCCCGGAGGCCCCGAGGGCCGGGACATCCCGGCGGACGGGAGGAGGACAGTGCCATGTGGCAGGTCTATGCTTTGCTGGCGGCCGTGTTCGCGGCCCTGACGGCCATTTTTTCCAAACTGGGTGTCCGGGATGTGGATTCCGGGCTGGCCACGGCCATCCGGGTGGGCTTCATCCTGCTCCTCACCTGGGGCATGAGCCTGTATGCCGGTACCTGGCGCGAGGTGCGCCAGATCGGCGGGCATACCTGGCTCTTCCTGTTCCTTTCCGCCGTGGCCACGGGCCTGTCGTGGCTGTGCTACTTCAAGGCCCTGCAGCTGGGGGACGTCTCCAGGGTCGCGCCGCTGGACAAGCTCAGCGTGCCTCTGGCCATGCTGCTGGGGGTGCTCGTCCTGGGCGAGCCCTGTGATCCCAAAACCGTGGCCGGGGGCATCCTGATCACGGCCGGGGCCCTCCTGCTGGTGCTGTGAGGCCCGGCGTCTCCGCATCCCCTTTTCCCGATGACATCAAGGAGCATCCATGATCGCCTATCTTGAAGGCCTGCTGGCCGAGACCTGGGGCACCTCCTGCATCGTGGTCACGCGCGGCGGCGTGGGCTACGAGGTGGACCTGCCCGCCCACACCCTGGCTTCCCTGCCCGGACGCGGGGAGAGCGTGGCCCTGTATACCAGCCTGGTGGTGCGAGAGGATGCCCAGCAGCTGTTCGGCTTTGCCACCTTCGAGGAACGGCAGGTCTTCGAGGTGCTGCTGACCATCTCCAAGGTGGGCGCGCGCACGGCGCTGGCCATCCTTTCCCTGTACCGGCCCGACGACCTGCGCCGCATCGTGCTGGAAGAGGATGTGGATGCCCTCACCCGGGTGAGCGGCATCGGCAAGAAGACGGCCCAGCATGTCTTTCTGGAGCTCAAGTACAAGCTCAAGGTGGAGGACGTGCCGCAGGCGGCGGTGCTGGCGGCCAACGGCCGTCCGGGCTCCGTGTTCCGGGACGTGCTTGATGGTTTGGCCAATCTTGGCTATTCTGAGGACGAATGCGCTCCTGTGGTCAAGAACATCCTGCTGCAGGAGCCCGACCTTGACGTCACCGGCGCCTTGCGGGCGGCGCTCAAGGCGCTGGCGCGCGGTCGTCTGTAGGCCGCCGCCTTCTTTTTCGTATGTTCCCCGCGCGGCCTCCGGCCCGCACGGGGGCGGATCCTTCTGACCGGCAGACATCATGGCACAGAAAACCTCTCCTTCCCCAGCGGCCCGTTTTTTCGGCAATGACGCCTGGGACGCTCCCGCGGAAGCGCGGCCGTCCGTACCCGCGGCCGGTACGGAAGACCCCGGCCTGAGCACCGCCGCGCTGGAAGAGAGCGTGCGGCCCCGCAGCCTGGATGACTTCATCGGCCAGGAAGAGCTGCGTGCCAATCTGCGCGTGTATCTGGGCGCTGCCCGTGAACGCGGCGGCGCGCTGGACCATACGCTCTTTTACGGCAACCCCGGCCTGGGCAAGACGACCCTGGCCCAGATCATGGCCGCCGAACTGGGCGTCAACCTGGTCTGCACCTCGGGCCCGGTGCTGGAGCGCAGCGGCGACCTGGCCGCCATCCTGACCAATCTGTCCCGCAACGACATCCTCTTCGTGGACGAGATCCACCGCATGCCCATCGCCGTGGAGGAAGTCCTGTACCCGGCCATGGAGGACTTCAAGCTGGACCTGGTCATCGGACAGGGCCCGGCGGCCCGCACGGTCAAGATAGACCTGGAGCCCTTCACCCTGGTGGGGGCCACCACGCGCATGGGCCTGATCTCGTCGCCCCTGCGCGGCCGCTTCGGCATCCTGGCCCATCTGGAGTTCTACAGTCCCGCCGATCTGGCACGGGTGGTGCTGCGTACGGCGCGCATCCTCGGCATCGCCATCACCCCTGACGGCGCGGAAGAGATCGGCCGCCGCTCCCGGGGCACACCGCGCATCGCCAATCGCCTCTTGCGTCGCGTGCGGGATTTTGCCATGATGGGCGGCCACGACATCATCACCGCCGAACAGGCCGCCGAAGCCCTGCGGTGCATGGATGTGGACGAGATAGGCCTGGACCGCATGGACAGGCGCCTGCTGGAAGTCATGATCACCCACTACGACGGCGGACCCGTGGGGCTCAAGACACTGGCAGTGGCCTGCTCCGAAGAAGTGCGTACCATCGAAGAGATCTACGAGCCCTATCTCATCCAGTGCGGCCTGCTCAAGCGGACCCCCCGCGGCCGCATGGTGACCGCCAAAGCCTACCGCCACCTCAACCTGTTGTTGCGCTGAGAGGCGCACGGAGGACACGCGCTGCCTGTCGCCGCACCCGCCTGGTTGCGACGGCAACGTTTTTTGTCCTCCCGGAGCCCGGCTCCATTTTGTGCCGCGCCGGTAACGGCGTCGTCGCTTTTCTGTTCTCTTCTGGAAAGCGGCCGACGGGACGTTGCCCGCGGCGGACGTCGTTTCAGTAACGTCCTCGTGCCCTGCCTTCCCGACCGGCGCCGGAAGGAGCGGCACGGGGGCGGAGGCGGCGCCCCCCTTGGTTCCATCGCCGGAGTACCGCGTTGTCTATGGACGTGGTCGGAGTTTTCAGAATGAAAGTGACTGTTGACAAATCCGTGTTGTGCAAACGTTATGCGGGCTTCACCGTGGCCCTGCTGGTCTGTGCCCTGGGGGTCGCCCTGGTGACCAATGCCTGCCTGGGCACCTCGCCCATCACCAGCCTGCCGTATGCCCTGAGCGCCATCTTCCCCCTGAGCCTGGGGACCGTTACCTTTTTGTCCAATATTTGTTTCCTCGTGGTGCAGAAGGCCCTGCTGGGCCGCTACTTCACGGTGGGGCATCTGATGCAGATCCCCGCGGTCTTCCTGTTCGGCGTCTTCATCGACGGCTGGATGTGGGCCACCTCCTATCTGATGACGGATGTCTACTGGCAGCAGATGCTC
This is a stretch of genomic DNA from Desulfovibrio piger. It encodes these proteins:
- a CDS encoding MATE family efflux transporter, whose translation is MQNPFFSLSEARRFVALGLPVFVAQMSQMGMNFVDTAMTGQASTADMAAVAVAGSIWNPLSLLGIGCLLSLPAMSAHLVGGGQRPRTPHLLRQGIWLTLGISAILMTVFYVISWHLQSFGLDEELSRLGGGYLRAMLWGLPGFMLFVNVRSFLEGYARTRPAMIIGILGLALNVPCNYVLIYGKLGLPRLGAVGCGVATALCYWFMAVCMIYYVRRDAQYRDLHPLFLPLLLPRTARSCGCEARARDDASPLAAPYTPEPVPCRFDVPLIWRILRIGLPGALAVFFEVSLFAVTALLLAPLGKVVVAGHQIAMNFAGLVFMLPLSLNITAAIRVGQSVGAGRLGRARLSARTALCMGAASSLVIAACTALFREQIVHIYNDDPAVTALATGLLLLGSCYQLVDALQTISIGILRAYNDTRTISLVCFASYWVIGLPLGFTLARTDLVVPALGAAGFWIAYIAALGFGALCYLARVHHLHGLDAGAVRRRIQR
- a CDS encoding TetR/AcrR family transcriptional regulator, which codes for MVELQHYEAAMGSLSHGGHERGKRGDGDLTRSRILEAAGQLAAECGYANMTSKQVCERAHVNMAAVNYHFGSREGLYAAVLAEAHDRLFTLEHLRQMLAEGTAREKLSRTLDELLAHLHGPRSWHVRVLAREFFSPAGFLDPFLQEKVHPKARLLRGLLSEITGIPQEASQLDCCIASTMGTCMMLIMLDPGFANSLFPNLAERNAALDQMIKDFIFAGLDDAAAKWRARPAADAARD
- a CDS encoding acyl-CoA dehydratase activase-related protein, which encodes MEEALYLGLDAGSTTVKLALVDARGTLLEARYERHGAAVRATLRTLLEDLAERRPGLVVRPAMTGSAALRLAQALELPFVQEVLATSRAIAVLAPQTDVAVELGGEDAKILYFSDGSDNLRMNEACAGGTGAFIDQMASLLDTDAAGLDALAARHTTIYPIASRCGVFAKTDVVPLLNEGAPREDLAASIFQAVVEQTIGGLACGHPIRGKVAFLGGPLHFLPQLKARFVETLHMAPEDVVDVPDAQYVVARGTALSLVDIPGMGRPVASAPVSVAELAERARTRTFEGEISASLPPLFDSEDEYHAFLDRHRRDAAPRGRLDEASGPLYLGVDLGSTTVKAVLVDINGAVLDTWYQRNQGDPLAGLLPYAAGLVDRLPAGAWIQASAATGYGADYARAALGSVISEVETVAHLKAACRLVPDATYVIDIGGQDMKCLKVRQGCIAGVTLNEACSAGCGAFLETFAQSLNLSMEDFVQAALFARHPVDLGSRCTVFMNSKVKQAQKEGASIGDIAAGLCYAVIRNALYKVLRLRTPDELGERVLVQGGSFMNDALLRVMENLLQREVSRPDIAGLMGAYGAALLALRCCAGQEERTPLSSAGLRSLEITTRSVRCRGCGNHCLLKVHRFSNGHRFVSGNRCERGGMGQAQDDVPVMPNIYAWKARRLFRYRPLEPEQAPRGRMGIPRVLNIYEHYPFWFTFFTRLGYRVELSPASGKELYDLGLSSMPSQTVCYPAKLAHGHVTALLRQGVREIFFPCLPREGQDTSVRGYNCPVVSGYPEVIRLNTDEVRELGAHLYTPFVSLEHLDTLVDRLHEVLGLPKLELWEAAHAARAEQEAYRAELRAEGERILAQVERDKGLGIVLCGRPYHADPAVHHGLPDYIASLGAAVLSEDSVAHLGVLRDPLRVVDQWSYHSRLYRAAALVCDRPLLELVQLTSFGCGLDAVTSDQVAELLTHHGRLHTLIKIDEGASLGAARIRIRSLLAAVRERRESRAPEFRCSPRPESPYFTAAMRETHTIVAPQMAPLHFSIMEAAVNSAGYRLQVLPVVSRRAIELGLNYVHNDACYPAIVVIGQMLDALFNGRCDPQRTALMLAQTCGPCRASNYPALLRKALQEAGFPQVPILTLSSGSLNKQPGFRMSGSMLHRMILSCLYGDMLQRVSMSCRANELHKGDTDALLERWTQRAREVVGRGDTRAFRKDMRRIVEDFTKIPRDGVVRPKVGIVGEILLKYHPDANNHVARHIMDEGGEPVLTDIMDFFLYCFMDPMYRWQRLGGRILPALGSWLFIVRVEMLRSSMRKALEGSIFMPVSRIRHLSHSVKGIISRGNQAGEGWLLTAEMLELIDNGATNVLCLQPFGCLPNHITGKGVMKELKRLRPAANLMAVDYDPGSSEANQLNRIKLFMSMAHAKLQQA